A stretch of the Odontesthes bonariensis isolate fOdoBon6 chromosome 5, fOdoBon6.hap1, whole genome shotgun sequence genome encodes the following:
- the nphs1 gene encoding nephrin, whose translation MGLQAQQAFRYEPKNLTMRMGATAELKCEVLRPSGTVQWMKDGLALGPQRILPGYPRYSMTGKLRGQYNLRIENVQLEDESMYECQAGPSETSDAIVSNTAFVTVQIPPSKPYFSLDTTPWVAGKKYSVTCVAPDAKPEAEITLFKDGVELTGAQSFTMSGSKDKLLNRHTEVTVTALSSDNGQQLACHAINEAISKPVVTTVTMNVYFPPEPPAIVGLGKDEVRAGRILVLECESQSGNPLASLRWTKNGEVLSTTWEEDNMAHKSRSVLKLKITPADNQADFCCESFNMVSLSPLSVARKIIVFFEPAELTLSGSLEAIEGKELTLSCYATSSNPPVDIRWWLGHKELNSTAVRREEGEYGGMTTASNMTHQFSREENGLRLTCEAFNKGTHFSKIQAAKISVFYPPHKVWIDAPPEDVPLHSGTTASLVCHSTGGNPTATLTWFKNGKPVTSAQRQTSSGMGVTRELILVLTASDNMATYRCDATNEAKKTISASTKLLVYFMAVTMKITTKQEVLRRGQVVTLQCLSGSSNPKSNTSWNLGLERFQGIEEAARKDVFGGVSVNNTLSLNLTSQHHNQKVICHAYSSVLAEGAKTFYQLNVLYPPEFSPDQPTEVQVVEDDMATIPLLVSANPEVVSCIWLHRREMLVKGENLHYRWSDEHSLVIKNVTRRHAGIYTVKCENDEGVNQISIRLDVLYAPSVKAEKDPVFVNLGGIADLICVADANPIISGMFSWKWLGEEEVEMGEEIQEDESSLLTIHDVTRAHAGLYQCTANNDVALPASVDVRLVVQFKPELQKGPQWTKVASRGDGTTTAELVCQAEGIPRVNFIWEKNGALMDLANPRYEEKTVREGSYHTSTLRVGNVSAVLDYAVFSCTARNSLGEDKLDIQLVSTNHPDPPSSFGQVSISHDSVTLEWIPGFNGGLPQRFRIRYRWDQSISFQYVDVLPLDVTTFTVTGLQPVTTYNFSVNALNAIGESGYADNNAILTITTKERPGSEGVPTDEDPRSKSSQSTVRNSNKYESREEINTAAQRTLLIDSGSETDSNIYESYTAENSRYYYPRGDYKPYLTPHPEERRGLGEMQTYLRANKAVVNTQYPKYVPVKA comes from the exons GCCTACAGGCCCAGCAGGCCTTCAGGTATGAGCCCAAGAACCTTACCATGCGGATGGGAGCCACAGCCGAGTTGAAGTGTGAAGTGCTGCGGCcctcagggactgtgcagtggatGAAAGATGGCCTGGCATTGGGACCTCAGAGAATCCTGCCAGGCTATCCGCGCTACAGCATGACTGGGAAACTCAGAG GCCAATATAATCTTAGGATCGAGAACGTCCAACTGGAGGATGAGTCCATGTACGAATGTCAAGCTGGCCCATCGGAGACCAGTGACGCAATTGTCTCCAACACAGCCTTTGTTACAGTGCAAA TTCCTCCATCCAAGCCATACTTCAGCCTGGACACAACACCTTGGGTGGCAGGGAAGAAGTACTCAGTCACCTGTGTTGCCCCCGATGCAAAGCCTGAAGCTGAAATTACGCTGTTTAAAG ATGGAGTCGAGCTGACAGGTGCACAGTCTTTCACCATGTCTGGCTCAAAGGATAAGCTTCTGAACAGGCATACTGAAGTAAC GGTCAccgctctgagctctgacaatGGACAACAGTTGGCATGTCATGCCATTAATGAAGCCATTTCCAAGCCTGTGGTGACCACAGTGACCATGAATGTGTACT TCCCACCTGAGCCTCCAGCTATCGTGGGTCTGGGTAAAGATGAAGTCAGAGCGGGGAGAATACTTGTGTTGGAGTGTGAGTCTCAGAGTGGAAACCCTCTGGCCAGTCTCCGATGGACCAAG AATGGAGAAGTTCTTTCCACAACCTGGGAAGAGGACAATATGGCGCACAAATCCAGAAGTGTCCTCAAACTGAAGATCACCCCTGCTGACAACCAAGCAGACTTTTGCTGTGAAAGCTTCAATATGGTTTCCCTATCACCTCTGTCCGTCGCCCGCAAAATAATTGTGTTCT TCGAACCTGCAGAGCTGACGCTGTCGGGTTCGTTAGAGGCCATCGAGGGGAAGGAGTTGACTCTGAGCTGCTACGCCACCTCAAGTAATCCTCCCGTTGATATTCGCTGGTGGTTGGGGCACAAGGAGCTCAACAGCACTGCTGTCCGGAGGGAAGAG ggaGAATATGGTGGGATGACAACAGCATCCAATATGACCCATCAGTTCTCTCGGGAGGAGAACGGACTGAGGCTCACCTGTGAGGCTTTTAACAAGGGCACACACTTCTCAAAGATCCAGGCTGCTAAAATCAGTGTCTTTT ATCCTCCTCACAAAGTATGGATAGATGCTCCACCTGAAGACGTCCCCCTCCATTCAGGGACCACGGCCTCTCTCGTCTGTCACTCCACCGGTGGGAATCCCACTGCAACCCTGACCTGGTTCAAG AATGGAAAGCCAGTGACTTCTGCACAGAGGCAGACCTCTTCTGGTATGGGTGTAACTCGAGAACTCATTCTGGTCCTGACTGCAAGTGACAACATGGCTACTTACCGCTGTGATGCCACGAATGAGGCAAAGAAGACCATCTCTGCAAGCACTAAGCTCTTGGTTTATT TTATGGCAGTGACTATGAAGATCACAACCAAACAGGAGGTGCTTCGGCGCGGTCAGGTGGTAACGCTTCAGTGCCTGTCTGGAAGCAGCAACCCAAAGTCCAACACCTCCTGGAATCTGGGCTTGGAAAG GTTCCAGGGAATCGAGGAGGCCGCCAGAAAGGATGTGTTTGGGGGTGTTTCGGTAAACAACACTCTGTCCCTGAATCTAACTTCACAGCACCACAACCAGAAGGTCATTTGCCATGCTTACAGCTCTGTGTTGGCAGAGGGGGCCAAGACTTTCTACCAGCTCAATGTGCTTT ACCCACCAGAATTCAGCCCTGACCAACCAACAGAGGTCCAAGTGGTGGAGGATGACATGGCAACTATACCACTGCTGGTCTCAGCTAACCCAGAGGTGGTCTCCTGCATATGGCTGCACCGCAGGGAGATGCTGGTCAAAG GGGAGAATCTGCACTACCGCTGGTCAGATGAGCACTCTCTGGTGATCAAGAATGTGACCAGGAGACATGCTGGAATTTACACTGTGAAGTGTGAAAATGATGAAGGTGTCAACCAAATTTCTATCAGGCTGGATGTTCTGT ATGCTCCGAGTGTCAAAGCAGAGAAAGACCCTGTGTTCGTTAACCTGGGAGGAATAGCAGACCTGATATGTGTGGCAGATGCCAACCCCATTATATCTGGCATGTTTTCTTGGAAATGGCTG ggagaggaggaggtggagatggGAGAGGAGATCCAGGAAGACGAATCAAGCCTTCTGACCATCCATGATGTGACTCGGGCGCATGCTGGTCTTTACCAGTGCACAGCCAATAATGACGTAGCACTTCCTGCCAGTGTAGATGTGAGGCTGGTGGTGCAGT TCAAACCAGAGCTTCAGAAAGGACCTCAGTGGACAAAGGTAGCAAGTAGAGGGGATGGCACTACTACAGCTGAATTAGTGTGTCAGGCAGAGGGCATCCCTCGTGTCAACTTCATTTGGGAAAAAAATGGTGCACTCATGGATTTGGCAAACCCCAG GTATGAGGAGAAGACGGTGAGGGAAGGCTCCTACCACACCAGCACACTGCGAGTAGGAAACGTGAGCGCAGTTCTGGACTATGCTGTCTTCAGTTGCACAGCTCGCAACTCACTTGGGGAAGACAAGCTAGACATCCAGCTCGTCAGCACAA ACCACCCAGATCCACCCTCATCGTTCGGGCAAGTCAGCATTTCCCATGACTCTGTCACTCTAGAGTGGATCCCTGGCTTTAATGGGGGTTTGCCTCAGAGGTTCCGTATAAG ATACCGTTGGGACCAGTCAATCAGCTTCCAGTACGTGGACGTCCTCCCTCTCGATGTAACAACCTTCACTGTCACTGGTCTGCAGCCTGTCACCACCTACAATTTCTCTGTCAATGCCCTCAATGCAATAGGAGAGAGTGGCTATGCTGACAACAATGCAATACTGACCATCACCACCAAGG AGAGGCCAGGGTCAGAAGGGGTCCCAACAGATGAGGACCCACGGAGTAA GTCAAGTCAATCAACTGTGAGAAACTCCAATAAGTATGAGAGCAGAGAAGAGATCAACACTGCAGCTCAGCGCACCCTCCTCATCGACTCTGGATCTGAAACAGACAGCAACATCTATGAGAGCTATACAGCG